One Acidicapsa ligni genomic region harbors:
- the thrB gene encoding homoserine kinase encodes MGSGFRLRLPATSANLGAAFDTAAVALDFHLEIEAEVAESFSIIATGRNADLCSVTDGNLILTTYCELLEREGIVAPALAVTMHNQIPLGMGCGSSAAGRLAAIALAVHFGGLGWTSAQILAEACVQEGHPDNAAACWLGGLVIAACEGRTVHAARVEPPQDWRALVVIPTTPLATSKARAVLPAEYSRADAVANIQAASLLGLAFAHGRGELLRPAMADRVHQPYRMEICPLLPSLLPLAGSHGILGVALSGAGPSVLLIVSGPDAVVDATSAVLETLGDDADAEILVTSFEHRGVTLNQ; translated from the coding sequence GTGGGTTCTGGATTTCGACTGCGTTTGCCTGCTACTTCTGCGAATCTTGGCGCGGCTTTTGATACGGCTGCTGTGGCGCTTGATTTCCACCTGGAGATTGAGGCTGAGGTTGCTGAGAGTTTTTCTATTATCGCGACTGGACGGAATGCAGATCTCTGCTCGGTGACGGATGGAAATCTCATTCTGACTACGTACTGTGAGTTGTTGGAGCGGGAAGGCATTGTGGCACCAGCGCTTGCAGTAACGATGCATAACCAGATTCCGCTGGGAATGGGTTGCGGGTCATCGGCTGCCGGACGACTGGCCGCCATTGCCCTGGCCGTCCACTTTGGCGGATTGGGGTGGACTTCGGCGCAGATTTTGGCCGAGGCTTGTGTGCAGGAAGGGCATCCGGATAATGCGGCCGCGTGCTGGCTCGGCGGGCTGGTGATTGCGGCATGCGAGGGAAGAACTGTCCACGCGGCGCGGGTTGAGCCTCCACAGGACTGGCGGGCTCTTGTGGTGATTCCGACGACACCGCTGGCAACGAGCAAGGCCAGGGCTGTCCTGCCGGCAGAGTATTCGCGGGCTGACGCTGTTGCTAATATTCAGGCGGCGTCGCTGCTGGGGCTGGCGTTTGCGCATGGGCGCGGGGAGTTGCTGCGTCCGGCAATGGCGGACAGGGTTCATCAGCCGTATCGGATGGAGATTTGTCCTCTGCTGCCGAGTCTGCTGCCACTTGCCGGTAGTCATGGCATTCTTGGCGTAGCGCTGAGTGGAGCGGGTCCATCGGTATTGCTGATCGTTTCAGGTCCGGATGCAGTTGTAGACGCCACCTCGGCGGTTTTAGAGACCCTAGGGGACGATGCGGACGCGGAAATCCTTGTTACGAGCTTTGAGCACCGCGGAGTAACACTGAATCAGTAG
- the thrC gene encoding threonine synthase, whose translation MNDNLHQLRCFGCGTRIRGDQAGSIFRCKDCGDLFEVEYPGWGMVGGTDRPNAGALKWLWRERRASGELLDHSGVWRFREFLPILNSFGNAVTLREGNTPLYHLPRAAKALGVDQIYAKHQGMNPTGSFKDTGMTSALSVAKERGYEWVACASTGNTSAAMAAYAARAGMKCLVLIPQGKIAWGKLAQSMDYGAVTCQLATDFDGCMKVLSQIVQEAPIYLLNSVNPYRLEGQKTPALEIVEYFDWAVPEHILVPGGNLANGSALGKGFREMKALGLISRLPKISVIQAEGANPLARSFAANDGQSLEPVEANTRATAIRIGNPASWRKASKVIHETGGWCLDVSEAEIAVAKAELGREGIGCEPASAVTLAGLKKLVAQGKVAASDTVVMILTGHTLKDADYTIDFHRGTLLTESETAPVLPEIVALRRNAVEVEATPAAVLKALEEIQSKWS comes from the coding sequence ATGAACGACAATCTGCATCAGTTACGCTGTTTCGGTTGCGGCACGCGCATTCGCGGGGATCAGGCTGGTTCAATCTTTCGTTGTAAAGATTGCGGCGATCTTTTTGAGGTGGAGTATCCGGGTTGGGGAATGGTTGGTGGCACGGATCGTCCCAATGCCGGGGCTTTGAAATGGCTCTGGCGAGAGCGGCGCGCATCTGGAGAACTTCTGGATCATTCAGGAGTCTGGCGGTTTCGTGAGTTCTTGCCAATTTTGAACAGCTTTGGCAATGCTGTGACTTTGCGGGAAGGGAACACTCCGCTCTATCACTTGCCCCGCGCGGCGAAGGCGTTGGGTGTGGACCAGATTTATGCCAAACATCAGGGCATGAATCCTACCGGATCGTTCAAGGATACGGGGATGACTTCCGCGCTAAGCGTGGCCAAAGAGCGCGGCTATGAGTGGGTAGCCTGCGCATCGACAGGGAACACGTCGGCGGCGATGGCTGCGTATGCGGCGCGGGCAGGAATGAAGTGCCTGGTGCTGATCCCGCAGGGGAAGATCGCGTGGGGGAAGTTAGCGCAGTCGATGGATTATGGCGCTGTGACGTGCCAACTCGCGACGGACTTTGACGGCTGCATGAAGGTACTGTCGCAGATCGTACAGGAAGCGCCGATTTACTTACTGAATTCGGTGAATCCTTATCGCTTAGAGGGGCAGAAGACGCCAGCGCTTGAGATCGTGGAGTACTTTGACTGGGCTGTGCCGGAGCACATCCTGGTTCCGGGCGGAAACCTGGCGAACGGTTCCGCGCTGGGCAAAGGGTTTCGCGAGATGAAGGCGCTAGGGTTGATTTCGCGGTTGCCTAAAATTTCGGTGATCCAGGCTGAGGGAGCGAATCCGCTGGCGCGAAGCTTTGCGGCGAACGATGGACAATCTCTGGAGCCGGTTGAGGCGAACACGAGAGCAACCGCAATACGCATCGGCAATCCAGCTTCGTGGAGGAAGGCATCCAAGGTTATCCACGAGACTGGCGGATGGTGCCTGGACGTAAGCGAGGCGGAGATCGCAGTCGCCAAGGCTGAACTTGGTCGCGAAGGCATTGGGTGCGAGCCCGCCTCGGCAGTGACCCTGGCTGGTCTGAAGAAGCTGGTGGCGCAGGGGAAGGTTGCTGCCTCCGATACGGTGGTCATGATCCTGACCGGACACACCTTGAAGGATGCGGATTACACGATCGATTTTCATCGTGGAACGCTGTTGACCGAGTCTGAGACTGCTCCGGTACTGCCGGAGATTGTCGCGCTGCGCCGGAATGCCGTTGAGGTTGAGGCTACGCCTGCGGCAGTGCTAAAGGCACTGGAAGAAATTCAGAGCAAGTGGAGCTAG
- the modA gene encoding molybdate ABC transporter substrate-binding protein, protein MTNDIARKNSSLRKFLGNTLRNIQGKVFALLSVCVLFAGSAYAEQTTLHIAAAADLQPVLPPILAQFEQATGIHAEATYQASAALTTQIQNGAPFDVFLSADLGYPKRLIDAGLADTAGIVNTNGFSDSSTPAIYAKGTLVLWTRKDSAWPMPTLATLNDPKLKRLAIANPDRAPYGKAAIAALTSLKLLDTLKPRLVTAENISQTAQFAETGNADAGLISLTSASTQHLQTIGNYVLIPKDLYPPIEQGAVLVTNSKQRQNAHKFLEYLLSTPIQQQLAKSGLTPVK, encoded by the coding sequence ATGACCAACGACATCGCGCGGAAAAATTCATCCCTTCGAAAATTCCTGGGAAACACGTTAAGAAATATTCAGGGGAAGGTCTTCGCTCTGCTTTCGGTCTGTGTTCTATTCGCTGGTTCAGCTTACGCTGAACAGACCACTTTGCATATCGCCGCAGCAGCCGATCTTCAGCCAGTTCTGCCCCCCATCCTCGCCCAGTTTGAACAGGCAACAGGGATTCACGCCGAAGCCACATACCAGGCTTCCGCAGCGCTCACCACGCAGATTCAGAATGGCGCTCCCTTCGACGTATTTCTCTCCGCGGACCTCGGCTATCCCAAGCGCCTTATCGATGCAGGATTGGCCGACACCGCCGGCATCGTGAACACCAATGGCTTCTCTGACTCCAGCACTCCAGCAATTTATGCCAAGGGTACTTTGGTCCTTTGGACCCGCAAAGATTCGGCATGGCCAATGCCGACGCTGGCAACATTAAACGATCCCAAGCTGAAACGCCTGGCTATCGCTAATCCCGACCGCGCACCCTACGGGAAAGCCGCCATTGCCGCACTGACCAGCCTCAAGCTTCTCGATACCCTGAAGCCCAGGCTGGTGACGGCCGAAAACATCAGCCAGACTGCCCAATTCGCCGAAACCGGCAACGCCGACGCAGGTCTCATCTCACTCACTTCGGCCAGCACACAACATCTGCAAACTATCGGAAACTACGTTCTCATCCCTAAAGATCTTTACCCGCCCATAGAACAAGGCGCAGTCCTCGTCACCAACTCAAAGCAACGTCAGAACGCGCACAAATTTCTCGAATATCTCCTGAGTACCCCCATCCAGCAACAACTCGCCAAATCCGGCCTGACGCCGGTGAAGTAG
- the modB gene encoding molybdate ABC transporter permease subunit, which produces MDWQALVLTLKLAAITTAILICIAIPISAWIVLSRSRLRAVAEALTALPLVLPPTVLGFYLLVLLGPRTGIGRTIASLLGHPLAFSFAGLAVGSVIYSFPFAVQPIVAGFSAIDPSLIDAAKLIGASPIRLVRTLLIPLASRSLLTASVLSFLHTLGEFGVVLMLGGDIPGATRTLSIVLFNQVENFDYAAANRTAAILLILCTVALIAIYARPRSRSNRNA; this is translated from the coding sequence ATGGACTGGCAAGCGCTCGTTCTCACCCTGAAACTCGCCGCCATCACCACCGCGATCCTCATCTGCATCGCCATCCCGATAAGTGCCTGGATAGTTCTAAGCCGTTCCCGCCTGCGCGCAGTTGCAGAGGCTCTGACGGCTCTTCCGCTTGTCCTGCCACCCACAGTTCTCGGCTTCTATCTACTTGTCCTGTTGGGCCCGCGCACCGGCATTGGTCGCACCATCGCTTCGCTACTAGGCCATCCGCTTGCCTTCTCATTCGCAGGACTGGCTGTGGGCTCCGTGATTTACAGCTTTCCTTTTGCAGTCCAGCCCATCGTCGCTGGTTTCTCGGCAATAGATCCGTCCCTCATCGATGCCGCCAAACTTATCGGCGCAAGTCCCATCCGCCTGGTCCGCACCCTGCTCATTCCCTTAGCCAGCCGATCATTGCTTACCGCATCCGTTCTCAGTTTTCTCCACACTCTCGGCGAATTTGGTGTAGTTCTCATGCTCGGCGGAGATATTCCAGGAGCCACCCGTACTCTTTCTATCGTGCTCTTCAATCAGGTCGAAAACTTCGACTACGCCGCAGCCAACCGCACCGCTGCGATACTGCTCATCCTGTGTACTGTCGCGCTGATCGCCATCTACGCTCGTCCCAGGAGCCGGAGTAACCGCAATGCTTGA
- a CDS encoding ABC transporter ATP-binding protein encodes MLELNLQAHRGSFHLKIECVLASPWTVIYGPSGAGKSTLLRMIAGLEKPDSGNILFDDRPLTDTAKHFHKQPGQRGIGLAAQQPALFPHLSVKANVMYGIKNLDSTTCKARLNTMLDLVGAAHLVDRWPRTLSGGEAQRVSLARTLAPIPRLLLLDEPLSALDAEARDQVLAQLQGWLAQQNIQTILVTHDAADALATSAEVAMIHEGHLTALGPASQVLAAERQRILNRLNRASN; translated from the coding sequence ATGCTTGAGCTGAATCTCCAGGCCCATCGCGGCAGCTTCCATCTGAAAATCGAGTGCGTGTTAGCGTCTCCCTGGACCGTAATCTACGGCCCATCCGGCGCAGGCAAGAGCACCCTGCTACGCATGATTGCCGGCCTCGAAAAGCCGGATTCGGGCAACATCCTGTTCGATGACCGGCCTTTGACGGATACAGCCAAACACTTCCACAAGCAACCGGGTCAGCGAGGAATTGGTCTCGCGGCTCAACAACCTGCACTCTTCCCTCATTTAAGTGTTAAAGCCAACGTGATGTACGGCATTAAGAATTTAGACTCAACCACATGTAAAGCAAGGCTCAATACAATGCTTGACCTGGTTGGCGCAGCCCACCTTGTCGATCGCTGGCCACGCACACTCTCGGGTGGCGAAGCTCAGCGGGTTTCGCTTGCCCGGACACTGGCCCCCATACCTCGCCTGCTCCTGCTCGACGAACCACTCTCGGCACTCGACGCTGAGGCCCGCGATCAGGTTCTCGCCCAACTCCAAGGCTGGCTCGCCCAACAAAACATTCAGACTATCCTCGTCACCCATGATGCAGCGGATGCGCTGGCCACATCGGCTGAAGTCGCCATGATCCACGAAGGCCATCTCACCGCTCTCGGTCCCGCCAGCCAGGTTCTGGCCGCTGAACGGCAACGCATTCTGAACCGCCTCAATCGTGCTTCAAACTAA
- a CDS encoding Nif3-like dinuclear metal center hexameric protein: MSDTNTLSRRAFLAASSAFASSIALGQSPSNSPLTASEVISRIKAHIGVPWMEKTVDNLLTGTPETQVHGIATTMMATLDVVQRCVAQGSNMVITHETPFYLHQDQTADIADDPTLRFKLDFCKKNEVAIFHFHDHWHARHPDGIAQGMVEQLGWQKFVSDPADPKKLTFPATPLAAFARQMQTRLNATTLRVIGDPQLPIRHVQTSWGYISRESGIKIIEQPETDLLICGETREWELVEYVQDSITAGNKKALIVVGHVLSEQGGMILCADWLRDFIKEVPIQFVPSPEPFWNPANPPKN, from the coding sequence ATGTCCGATACAAACACACTCTCTCGGCGCGCCTTTCTCGCAGCCAGCAGCGCATTCGCTTCCAGCATCGCCCTCGGTCAATCTCCCTCAAACTCGCCGCTTACCGCCAGCGAAGTCATCTCCCGAATCAAGGCACATATCGGCGTTCCATGGATGGAGAAGACTGTAGATAATCTGCTCACGGGCACGCCTGAAACCCAGGTTCACGGCATTGCAACCACCATGATGGCCACCTTAGATGTGGTTCAGCGATGCGTAGCGCAGGGTAGCAACATGGTCATAACCCACGAAACACCCTTTTATCTGCATCAGGATCAGACCGCCGACATCGCCGACGACCCCACGCTTCGCTTCAAGCTGGATTTCTGCAAAAAGAACGAAGTCGCCATCTTCCACTTCCACGATCACTGGCACGCACGCCACCCCGACGGTATAGCCCAGGGAATGGTCGAGCAACTTGGCTGGCAAAAGTTCGTAAGCGACCCTGCTGACCCGAAAAAGCTCACATTTCCGGCTACACCTCTTGCAGCCTTCGCGCGCCAGATGCAGACTCGCCTCAACGCCACGACTCTCCGTGTCATCGGCGATCCGCAGCTACCTATCCGTCACGTGCAGACCAGTTGGGGATACATCAGCCGCGAATCCGGAATCAAGATAATCGAGCAGCCTGAAACCGATCTGCTCATCTGTGGCGAAACTCGGGAATGGGAACTCGTCGAATACGTGCAGGACAGCATTACGGCGGGAAATAAGAAAGCTCTTATCGTCGTAGGCCACGTTCTCTCGGAACAGGGCGGCATGATCTTATGCGCAGATTGGCTCCGAGACTTTATTAAAGAGGTCCCAATCCAGTTCGTCCCATCACCAGAACCATTTTGGAACCCAGCCAATCCACCCAAAAACTAA
- a CDS encoding UDP-N-acetylmuramate dehydrogenase: MEIQEQVLLAPFTTFGIGGPARWFVEAASEADVVDAVRWARDRAVPLFVLGGGSNLLISDAGFSGLVLRVVLKGIGTFPSDSGMLFRVAAGEDWDEFVSLAVMQNCAGIECLAGIPGTVGGTPVQNVGAYGQEVAETILGVRVMDLETLEFREMTAAECGFAYRSSVFNSTARGQFLVTRVDYRLRPGGEVNLRYADLQKVFTAGSNPGLLEVANAVHHIRQSKGMLLVEGDPDCRSAGSFFKNPVVSAVEFAHLSARLGSAQLGSVPPSYPAGEGLVKLPAAWLIEQAGFPKGFRLGRAGISSRHTLALVNLGGATAADLLVLRDVIVAGVSERFGIALAMEPVMVGF, translated from the coding sequence ATGGAGATTCAAGAGCAAGTGTTGCTGGCACCGTTTACTACATTTGGGATCGGTGGTCCGGCGCGTTGGTTTGTTGAGGCGGCCAGTGAGGCAGATGTTGTGGATGCCGTGCGTTGGGCGCGGGACCGTGCGGTGCCGCTGTTCGTGTTGGGGGGAGGGAGTAATCTGCTGATTTCGGATGCCGGGTTTTCGGGGCTGGTATTGCGGGTTGTGTTGAAGGGGATTGGGACATTTCCTAGCGATTCGGGAATGCTCTTTCGAGTGGCCGCTGGCGAAGATTGGGATGAGTTTGTCTCGCTGGCAGTGATGCAAAACTGTGCGGGAATTGAGTGTCTGGCGGGGATTCCTGGGACAGTTGGCGGAACTCCGGTGCAGAATGTTGGGGCCTATGGGCAGGAAGTTGCTGAGACGATCCTAGGTGTCCGAGTGATGGATTTGGAGACGCTTGAGTTTCGTGAGATGACAGCGGCGGAGTGTGGATTTGCGTATCGCAGCAGCGTCTTCAATTCGACTGCACGCGGGCAGTTTCTGGTGACGCGGGTGGATTATCGGCTTCGGCCGGGTGGTGAGGTAAATCTACGCTATGCGGATTTGCAAAAGGTATTTACGGCGGGCAGTAATCCGGGGTTACTGGAGGTTGCGAACGCTGTACACCATATCAGGCAGTCGAAGGGGATGCTGCTGGTTGAAGGAGATCCGGATTGTCGGAGTGCAGGAAGTTTCTTCAAGAATCCTGTGGTCTCTGCTGTGGAGTTTGCTCATCTGTCGGCTCGGCTTGGATCTGCTCAGCTCGGATCTGTGCCGCCCTCTTATCCGGCAGGCGAGGGGCTTGTGAAATTACCCGCGGCGTGGCTGATCGAGCAGGCTGGATTTCCAAAAGGATTTCGGCTGGGGAGAGCCGGGATTTCTTCGCGGCACACACTGGCGTTGGTGAATCTAGGTGGGGCAACGGCTGCGGATCTGTTAGTTCTGCGGGATGTCATTGTGGCAGGAGTTTCCGAGAGGTTTGGGATTGCTCTGGCGATGGAGCCGGTGATGGTTGGTTTTTAG
- a CDS encoding metallophosphoesterase family protein: MNRRNFLSLSAVAAGAAILPNATKDALAADQTSTGNPGSFDFIFLTDTHLQPELDAAAGCAMAFKKVQSIPADFVIQGGDHVFDSLAVDRARVDLVTNLYAETEKSIRKPIHHTIGNHDLFGLFSKKVNPDSPGYGKKLFTELHGPTYYSFDHKGYHFVVLDSIQPTDDRSWEARIDDPQLDWLASNLSKLAPGTPVIASCHVPLISAAGEYAAPAAKSGSGVAVTSAIVHQQLTVANAYDVIPLLEKHNTLAVFQGHTHINEDILFRGVHYVTSGAVSGNWWHGTRWGIPEGFTVVSLRNEKISWRYETYGFKTIAPENT, encoded by the coding sequence ATGAACCGAAGAAATTTTCTTTCGCTAAGTGCCGTTGCAGCTGGCGCCGCCATTCTCCCGAACGCCACAAAAGATGCGCTGGCAGCTGATCAAACATCCACGGGTAATCCCGGCAGCTTTGACTTCATCTTTCTCACCGATACGCATCTCCAGCCGGAGTTGGATGCTGCCGCAGGCTGTGCCATGGCCTTCAAGAAAGTCCAATCCATTCCTGCAGACTTCGTCATTCAAGGCGGAGATCATGTTTTCGACTCGCTCGCCGTCGATCGCGCCCGCGTCGATCTGGTTACAAATCTCTATGCCGAAACCGAAAAGTCCATCCGTAAGCCAATTCATCACACCATCGGCAATCACGACCTCTTCGGCCTGTTTTCCAAGAAGGTCAACCCCGACAGCCCGGGCTATGGCAAAAAACTCTTCACCGAACTCCACGGCCCCACCTACTACTCCTTTGATCACAAGGGCTATCACTTCGTCGTGCTGGACAGCATCCAGCCCACCGACGACCGATCCTGGGAAGCGCGCATCGACGACCCGCAACTTGACTGGCTCGCGAGTAACCTCTCCAAGCTCGCTCCCGGCACGCCCGTAATCGCCTCCTGCCATGTCCCCCTGATATCTGCCGCAGGCGAGTACGCGGCTCCTGCTGCCAAATCAGGCTCTGGAGTAGCCGTCACCTCAGCAATTGTTCATCAGCAACTAACGGTAGCCAACGCCTACGATGTAATCCCTCTGCTCGAAAAGCACAACACCCTCGCCGTCTTCCAGGGACACACACATATCAACGAAGATATTTTGTTTCGTGGCGTACACTACGTCACCAGCGGAGCCGTTTCCGGCAACTGGTGGCACGGCACTCGATGGGGAATTCCGGAGGGCTTTACCGTCGTTAGCCTCCGCAATGAAAAAATCAGTTGGCGCTACGAAACCTACGGCTTCAAAACCATCGCCCCGGAGAACACTTAG
- a CDS encoding BrxA/BrxB family bacilliredoxin, translated as MYPEIMVIPMREELSRAGIQEARTAEEVDAALAKPGTTMLVVNSICGCAAGKMRPGVRLALQHPTLPDQSVTVFAGQDREATDRARSYFEGQPPTSPAIAILRDGKLVYLMQRYIIESSTAPQIAGELVRAFDELCAKATA; from the coding sequence ATGTACCCAGAAATTATGGTCATCCCCATGCGCGAAGAACTTTCCCGCGCCGGAATTCAGGAAGCACGTACTGCCGAAGAAGTTGACGCGGCGCTTGCCAAGCCAGGCACAACGATGCTGGTCGTCAACTCCATCTGCGGCTGCGCTGCCGGAAAGATGCGCCCCGGCGTCCGGCTTGCACTACAGCATCCGACGCTCCCTGACCAGAGCGTTACCGTATTCGCTGGCCAGGATCGCGAAGCCACCGACCGTGCTCGTTCCTATTTTGAAGGACAACCACCAACATCGCCAGCCATCGCCATCCTCCGCGACGGCAAGCTTGTCTACCTCATGCAGCGCTACATCATCGAGTCCAGCACAGCTCCCCAGATCGCTGGTGAACTCGTCCGTGCCTTTGACGAGCTCTGCGCCAAAGCAACGGCATAA
- a CDS encoding amino acid permease — MSRLLRIKPMSMLSQEAGEEGEHTLKRSLGALNLITLGIGAIIGAGIFVLTGQAAAKHAGPAVSLSFILAGITCAFAGLCYAEFASIIPIAGSAYTYGYATLGEMVAWIIGWDLVLEYAFGAATVASGWSGYFVSLLQQMHISIPPALTTTTGNVLVQYKGAWMDRMSLPPGISDAGLPHVTGLFNLVAMLVVLVITTILVIGIKESANLNSAIVIVKLAIVGIFLVLGIGFLIKHPELARLNWHPFIPPSDGHGQFGLNGIATGAASIFFAYIGFDAVSTAAQEAKNPQRDMPIGILGSLVVCTILYIMVATVLTGLVNYKALNVAAPVALGIDVTGVSWGSLIVKIGAVFGLGTVMLVMLLGQSRVFFSMAKDGLLPKWAAAIHPKFRTPYISTILVGVVVSFMPAFLPIDRLAELVNIGTLLAFTIVCAGVWILRVRHPNMKRPFKTPFVPAVPILGIISALYLMTKLEIITWVVMIVWLLFGLIIYFGYSIKHSKVQALPLASDGD, encoded by the coding sequence ATGTCAAGGCTACTGCGAATTAAACCGATGTCCATGTTGTCGCAAGAGGCGGGTGAAGAAGGCGAGCACACGCTCAAACGATCGCTGGGGGCATTGAATCTCATCACGCTGGGAATCGGTGCGATCATCGGTGCTGGAATTTTTGTGCTGACCGGACAGGCTGCAGCGAAGCACGCCGGACCGGCTGTATCGCTGAGCTTTATTCTGGCCGGCATCACTTGCGCCTTTGCGGGGCTCTGCTATGCGGAGTTTGCATCGATCATTCCGATTGCCGGTTCAGCCTATACCTATGGTTATGCAACGCTCGGCGAGATGGTTGCGTGGATCATTGGCTGGGACCTGGTATTGGAGTACGCATTTGGCGCGGCTACGGTCGCTTCGGGGTGGTCTGGTTATTTCGTAAGCCTGCTACAGCAGATGCACATCTCTATACCGCCCGCGCTGACGACCACAACGGGCAATGTGCTGGTGCAATATAAAGGGGCCTGGATGGATAGGATGTCGCTTCCTCCAGGAATAAGTGATGCGGGGCTGCCGCACGTAACCGGTCTTTTCAACCTGGTGGCCATGCTGGTGGTGCTGGTGATCACGACGATTCTGGTGATCGGCATCAAGGAATCGGCAAATCTGAATTCAGCAATCGTGATTGTGAAGCTGGCGATCGTGGGTATCTTCCTGGTGTTGGGCATTGGCTTCCTGATCAAACATCCGGAACTTGCCAGGTTGAACTGGCATCCCTTCATTCCGCCATCGGATGGACATGGGCAGTTTGGGTTGAACGGTATTGCAACAGGAGCGGCTTCGATCTTCTTTGCGTACATTGGCTTCGACGCTGTTTCGACAGCAGCGCAGGAAGCAAAGAATCCGCAACGGGATATGCCCATCGGCATTCTGGGCTCACTGGTTGTTTGCACCATCCTCTACATCATGGTGGCCACCGTGTTGACTGGCTTGGTGAACTACAAAGCGCTCAATGTGGCGGCTCCCGTGGCGCTGGGCATTGACGTGACCGGAGTTAGCTGGGGTTCGCTGATTGTAAAAATCGGCGCCGTCTTCGGCCTGGGCACGGTGATGCTGGTGATGCTCCTGGGCCAATCCCGAGTTTTCTTTTCAATGGCCAAGGACGGGCTGCTGCCGAAGTGGGCTGCAGCGATTCATCCGAAGTTCCGCACGCCTTATATCTCGACGATCCTTGTCGGAGTCGTCGTATCGTTCATGCCGGCATTTTTGCCGATCGACAGGCTTGCAGAGCTGGTGAATATAGGCACGCTTCTGGCCTTCACAATCGTTTGTGCCGGCGTTTGGATCCTTCGAGTCAGGCATCCAAATATGAAGCGTCCCTTTAAGACACCATTTGTGCCAGCCGTTCCAATTCTCGGCATCATTTCTGCGTTGTACCTGATGACCAAGTTGGAGATTATTACGTGGGTGGTGATGATAGTCTGGCTTCTGTTTGGGCTGATTATCTATTTTGGCTACTCTATCAAGCACAGCAAGGTGCAGGCGCTGCCATTAGCCTCGGATGGCGACTGA